The following is a genomic window from Prevotella nigrescens.
AGGACATCTATATATTGCCACTCCTCCGCTTTACAAGTGTACTTATAAAAAGGTGAGCGAGTATTGCTACACAGAGCAACAACGATTGCAATTCCTTGACAAGTATGCCGGGGGGGACGAAGAGAACAAGGCTGTCCACACACAACGATACAAAGGTTTGGGAGAAATGAACCCGGAACAGCTTTGGGAAACAACAATGGATCCTAAGACACGCTTACTGAAGCAAGTAACAATTGAGAATGCATCAACTGCCGATGAAATGTTCTCAATGTTGATGGGAGACGATGTTGAACCGCGTCGTGAATTCATAGAACAGAATGCAACCTATGCAAACATCGATGCATAGCTGTAGACATTTGCCAGATTTAATTACTTAATCTACGAACTCTCGCAATCTTTTGCGCTTGCAGAACAAGTGACGGTTCGGACAAAATAATGCTATATGAGAGAAATTAATAATGATTTCATTAAAGCTAAAAACCCCTATGGTTTCAGTATAGATAGTGACTTGTTATTATACGACCAGACAACAGGATTACCCTCGCTTACCGAAACTTCTAAAATGAGGTGTCTCTTGTTGGCTATCTGTACAGAAGGTGAAGTAGAATATACAGTAGACACTGTGGTACATAAGGTTTCTACGAACGATATTCTAATCGTTAGCGAAGGGCAGGTTATGGGCGACTATAAGATGACGCCTGACACAAAAGGAGTTTGTTTGTTTCTGTCGTATGATTTTTTTCAAGAAGTGGTAAGTAACATCAGAGAATTTACAACGCTCTTTCTTTTTGCACGGCGTCACCCTGTTTTCCACACCGAGTCCCACATGGCGAAAGAATTACTTAACTACATTCAAGCTGTTAAGTTGAAAATACTCGATCTCGATCACGAATTCCGTCGCGAATTGGTAGCTACAATGCTGAAAGTACTTATATACGATATGTGCAATGTTATTTATCGTATACAACAAGTAGAGAAAACTGGAAAGTCGAGAGGAGAAACCATATTTGCCGATTTTATACGATTGGTGGAAAAGGAATATCGTTCCGAACGTCGTGTAAGTTGGTATGCCGAGCAACTTTACATTTCTCCCAAGTATCTGTCGGAAACAATCAAGCATGTCAGTAAGCGCACACCAAGCGAATGGATAGATTATTATGTGATGATGGAGATACGGGTATTATTGAAGAATAGTAAGATGAGCATTAAACAAATAGCTGAAGAGCTGCACTTCCCTAACCAAAGTTTCTTGGGAAAGTACTTCAAGGATCGTTATGGCAAGAGTCCATCACAGTTTAGAAAAAGTTAAAATGCAGACAAGTTATGGGAAATATAAAAGGAGTTGAGTTCGTCGCAGTCTCAACTCCTTTTTGTATCTTCATAAATGTGCTTTATTGCCATTGTGGGAGAACATTGGCACATTCCAAAGCGGACATTCCCCAAATGGTAAATTTTGGTTTAATCTGCATTGATTATAATATTGGGGAAGTTTTTTGCTAATCCTCTTACATACGCTTCCTCTTCGCCAGTATCCACATGTATTCTATTTAGTTTTGGGTTATTGTATAGAATATCGTATTCGTGGTTGTCCATAAAACTGTCATTTTTTAGGTCGATGACTTCCAAGTTAGGCATTTGAAGTATTTCTATTTGCCCGATAAACTTATTTTTGCTGAAGTCAATCTTTTTGAGAAGATTATTGCTGATATAGCAACGGAAGAGCATAGGCATCTTACTGAAGTCGGCTTGGCTGATTTCATTATCGTAAGCGGTAAGGAACATCAGTTTAGGCAAATTGAAATCAATTTTGCTTATTTTATTTTCGTATGCAACAAGATGCTGCAATTTTGGCAAGTTATTGAGTTCAAGCCTGCTGATTTTATTTTGCTCTATATATAATTTCTCAATTTGTGGCAGGTTGTTGGCAATGAATTCCTGTAGAATACCTTGACGGAGGTCAATGCCTGTAAGCTTTGGCATATCTGTTAAGCGTATACTGGTGAGTTTTGTAGAACGCGCAACAATTGTTACAAGCTCTTTTAAAGGAGTAAAATCCAACTGCTTTATGTTTGTATTGTGAATGTCTAATATCTGCAACTTGGAATTGTTGGCGAGGTTCAGTTTTTCTATTTCACATTTGAAAATGCGTAAATCTTTCAATTCTTTGAGGTGTGAAACATCAATCGACTTGATGGGGTTGCAGCCTATATGCAGTTGTGAAAGCTTATTTAAGTTGCTGATGGGAGTAGCATCGGTAACTCTATTGTAGTTTAAGGTAAGTGTGTCGAGGTTTTCAAAGTATTGTAAACCCTCCAAGCTCTTGATGGTATTCTCATCAGTGGTGGTCTCTCCTGCTGCATAACTGAAGTTCAGCTTGTGTATAGTCTTTGCTTCTTTGATTGAGATGTTGCCATCCTTGTCAGCATCTAAGTCTGGAATATCTAACAACCGTTTCTTTAAATAAGCATCAGCAAACTTGATAGTTTGGTTTTGAGGGTCTTCTTTAATTATTACTTCGCATTGTGCTTTAGAAGAAATATCGCCTTTCTTGGCAATAATCGTAATTTTGGCAGTTCCTTTTTCTAAAGCTTCTACCTTGCCATTATCAACTTTGGCAACTTTTTCGTCTGAGGATTTCCATATTACGTCTGCACCTTCAGGGACATCATTGACTGTTATAAATGCTGTTTCTCCTACTTTAAGCATTAAAGTAGGAGGAGTAACAGTAATCTTAAATGAATTATCTATTTCTTCCTTGTCCGAACAAGCCGAGAAGAAGAAAATGCTGAAGAGCATTAAGATGAATGAAATTCTTTCTTTTTTCATAATCTTTCGTAGTTGGTTTATTGTTGAAAAGATTGAACTTGTTTTTATACAAAGCTGATGACACCCTGGACTTCTTCTTCCTGGACATCGTCTTTCTTCTCTGGCGTAGCCTTCAAATCCTTTATCATTTGCTTTGTGCGCTTGTATGTTGGTGTGTTTTCGATGGCGAGAATTATGTCCTCATTGTCCAAGTCTTCTTGCGAGAAGATGTAGATGTGTGGGCGACGTTTCGACTTTGTAGACTTGCTTCCACCATAGAAGCGTCCTCTGCGGTCGTCTAATGTCATTTGGTGTTCTTCTTGTTCGGCAATGCGTGCTGCCTCTTCCAGCGAATGTTTTTTGATAAGACTATCCATTCCCTCTACATCTTTGATGCCGAAACCTGTTGCAAGGATAGTTACTTTCACTTTCTTGTCAAGGTCTGGGTCAAGTGCCAATCCCCATTTCAGTTCGAATCCGTTGCCAAAGTGACTCATAAATTCGTTAACATCGCTCATCTCTTCCATCGTCAAGCCAGGATTGTCATTGTTGTCGCTACTGAAATTGATAGAAAGAAGTATCTTCTTGGAGTTGTAGATGTCATTGTCGTTGAGCAACGGAGAGTTCAAAGCATCTTCGATAGCTTGCTTTACACGGCCTTCGCCTTCACCATAACCAGTACTCATGATGGCAACGCCACCATCTTTCAGCACTGTTTTTACATCGTTGAAGTCGAGATTGATGAGTCCGTGCACGGTGATAATTTCTGCAATACTCTTGGCAGCAACACTTAGTGTATCGTCCGCCTTTCCGAAAGCATTGAGCACGCTCATCTCGGGATATATTTCGCGCAGACGCTCGTTGTTTATCACCAGCAGGGCGTCTACGTGCTTCGACATTTCTTCTACGCCATCGAGTGCCTGGTCTATCTTTTTGTTTCCTTCAAAACGGAATGGAATTGTTACGATGCCAACGGTAAGAATGCCCATGTCTTTGCTTACTTTCGCAATAACCGGAGCTGCACCGGTGCCAGTGCCGCCACCCATTCCAGCGGTTATAAATGCCATTCTGGTACCATCGTTTAGCATATCTTTTATATCGTCGATAGTTTCTTCAGCTGCCTCTCTTGCCTTTTCGGGTTTGTTGCCGGCTCCTAATCCTTCTTTGCCAAGTTGTAGATGTATGGGGACAGGAGAGTCGTTGAGTGCTTGTGCGTCAGTATTGCACAAAACGAATGTTACGTCGTGTATGCCTTCACGATACATGTGGTTCACGGCATTGCCACCACCACCACCAACACCGATAACCTTGATGATGC
Proteins encoded in this region:
- the ftsZ gene encoding cell division protein FtsZ; this encodes MADNNMKKEILDFGEAEQNSIIKVIGVGGGGGNAVNHMYREGIHDVTFVLCNTDAQALNDSPVPIHLQLGKEGLGAGNKPEKAREAAEETIDDIKDMLNDGTRMAFITAGMGGGTGTGAAPVIAKVSKDMGILTVGIVTIPFRFEGNKKIDQALDGVEEMSKHVDALLVINNERLREIYPEMSVLNAFGKADDTLSVAAKSIAEIITVHGLINLDFNDVKTVLKDGGVAIMSTGYGEGEGRVKQAIEDALNSPLLNDNDIYNSKKILLSINFSSDNNDNPGLTMEEMSDVNEFMSHFGNGFELKWGLALDPDLDKKVKVTILATGFGIKDVEGMDSLIKKHSLEEAARIAEQEEHQMTLDDRRGRFYGGSKSTKSKRRPHIYIFSQEDLDNEDIILAIENTPTYKRTKQMIKDLKATPEKKDDVQEEEVQGVISFV
- a CDS encoding helix-turn-helix domain-containing protein codes for the protein MREINNDFIKAKNPYGFSIDSDLLLYDQTTGLPSLTETSKMRCLLLAICTEGEVEYTVDTVVHKVSTNDILIVSEGQVMGDYKMTPDTKGVCLFLSYDFFQEVVSNIREFTTLFLFARRHPVFHTESHMAKELLNYIQAVKLKILDLDHEFRRELVATMLKVLIYDMCNVIYRIQQVEKTGKSRGETIFADFIRLVEKEYRSERRVSWYAEQLYISPKYLSETIKHVSKRTPSEWIDYYVMMEIRVLLKNSKMSIKQIAEELHFPNQSFLGKYFKDRYGKSPSQFRKS
- a CDS encoding leucine-rich repeat domain-containing protein encodes the protein MKKERISFILMLFSIFFFSACSDKEEIDNSFKITVTPPTLMLKVGETAFITVNDVPEGADVIWKSSDEKVAKVDNGKVEALEKGTAKITIIAKKGDISSKAQCEVIIKEDPQNQTIKFADAYLKKRLLDIPDLDADKDGNISIKEAKTIHKLNFSYAAGETTTDENTIKSLEGLQYFENLDTLTLNYNRVTDATPISNLNKLSQLHIGCNPIKSIDVSHLKELKDLRIFKCEIEKLNLANNSKLQILDIHNTNIKQLDFTPLKELVTIVARSTKLTSIRLTDMPKLTGIDLRQGILQEFIANNLPQIEKLYIEQNKISRLELNNLPKLQHLVAYENKISKIDFNLPKLMFLTAYDNEISQADFSKMPMLFRCYISNNLLKKIDFSKNKFIGQIEILQMPNLEVIDLKNDSFMDNHEYDILYNNPKLNRIHVDTGEEEAYVRGLAKNFPNIIINAD